From one Catenuloplanes nepalensis genomic stretch:
- a CDS encoding alpha-amylase family protein produces the protein MNERWYSKAVVYCLDIDTFQDSNGDGVGDIRGLIGRLDYLARLGITCLWLHPIHPSPNRDDGYDATDFYNVDPRFGTLGDFAELLHEARNRGIRVIIDLVVNHVSNEHPWFQSARSSPDSPYRDWFVWSDTEPADRGQGMVFPGEQKETWTYDRTAKAWFYHRFYDFQPDLNITNPAVREEIKKICAFWLQLGVDGFRMDAVPFIIERTEPGNPNSPKDFDFLTELRSHVQWRKGDAMLLAEANVEPAELTNYFGGRLHMLFDFMLNARLMLALARQDPEGIVDALRDTPALPDAGQWATFLRNHDEVDLSRLTADQRQDVFEAFGPDEDMRLYDRGIRRRLAPMLGNDRRRIELAYALQFSLRGTPVLRYGEEIGMGEDLSLPGRMAIRTPMQWSFQPHGGFTTSDEPLRPPVSGGEYGWETLNVTAQRSDRNSLLSWFERMIRTLREAPEVGGGSCEHVDVPVPRGVLAHRALDTTGCMLFLHNLGGEACEVDMSSLAEEADHPVEVLSDDGYDPISSDLSKVSLNAYGYRWVRLRRGW, from the coding sequence ATGAATGAGCGGTGGTACTCCAAGGCCGTCGTCTACTGCCTCGACATCGACACGTTCCAGGACTCGAACGGCGACGGGGTGGGCGACATCCGGGGACTGATCGGCCGGCTGGACTATCTGGCCCGGCTCGGCATCACGTGCCTCTGGCTGCACCCGATCCACCCGTCACCGAACCGCGACGACGGCTACGACGCCACCGACTTCTACAACGTCGACCCGCGCTTCGGCACGCTCGGCGACTTCGCGGAGCTGCTGCACGAGGCCCGTAACCGGGGCATTCGCGTGATCATCGACCTGGTGGTGAACCACGTGTCGAACGAGCACCCGTGGTTCCAGTCGGCGCGGTCGTCGCCGGACTCGCCGTACCGGGACTGGTTCGTCTGGTCCGACACCGAGCCCGCGGACCGCGGCCAGGGCATGGTCTTCCCGGGCGAGCAGAAGGAGACGTGGACCTACGACCGGACCGCGAAGGCCTGGTTCTACCACCGGTTCTACGACTTCCAGCCGGACCTCAACATCACCAACCCGGCGGTCCGCGAGGAGATCAAGAAGATCTGCGCGTTCTGGTTGCAGCTGGGCGTCGACGGCTTCCGGATGGACGCGGTGCCGTTCATCATCGAGCGCACCGAGCCGGGCAATCCGAACTCGCCGAAGGACTTCGACTTCCTCACCGAGCTCCGCTCGCACGTGCAGTGGCGCAAGGGTGACGCGATGCTGCTGGCCGAGGCGAACGTCGAACCGGCCGAGCTGACCAACTACTTCGGCGGCCGGCTGCACATGCTCTTCGACTTCATGCTCAACGCGCGGCTGATGCTGGCGCTGGCCCGGCAGGACCCGGAGGGCATCGTCGACGCGCTGCGGGACACGCCGGCGCTGCCGGACGCCGGGCAGTGGGCCACGTTCCTGCGCAACCACGACGAGGTCGACCTGTCCCGGCTGACCGCGGACCAGCGGCAGGACGTCTTCGAGGCCTTCGGCCCCGATGAGGACATGCGCCTGTACGACCGGGGCATCCGGCGGCGGCTCGCACCCATGCTGGGCAACGACCGGCGCCGGATCGAGCTGGCCTACGCGCTGCAGTTCAGCCTGCGGGGCACGCCGGTGCTGCGCTACGGCGAGGAGATCGGCATGGGCGAGGACCTGAGCCTGCCGGGGCGGATGGCGATCCGTACCCCCATGCAGTGGTCCTTCCAGCCGCACGGCGGCTTCACCACGTCGGACGAGCCGCTGCGCCCGCCGGTCAGCGGCGGCGAGTACGGCTGGGAGACGCTGAACGTCACCGCGCAGCGCAGCGACCGGAACTCGCTGCTCTCCTGGTTCGAGCGGATGATCCGCACGCTGCGCGAGGCGCCCGAGGTCGGCGGCGGCTCCTGCGAGCACGTGGACGTGCCGGTGCCGCGCGGCGTGCTGGCGCACCGCGCGCTCGACACCACCGGGTGCATGCTGTTCCTGCACAACCTGGGCGGCGAGGCCTGCGAGGTGGACATGTCGTCGCTGGCCGAGGAGGCGGACCACCCGGTCGAGGTGCTCTCCGACGACGGCTACGACCCGATCAGTTCGGATCTGTCCAAGGTGTCGTTGAACGCTTACGGCTACCGCTGGGTCAGGCTGCGGCGGGGCTGGTGA
- a CDS encoding DUF6412 domain-containing protein gives MVLTGFLWSLWAWTAAQLTQAAPAGSSPAEMIALAAAGLVAVVLAIHLASGRLRGPGYPAPHRGAAMRVRALNARTPRFRDPDAAGRSRPRAPATLPSVA, from the coding sequence ATGGTGCTGACCGGGTTCCTGTGGTCGCTGTGGGCGTGGACCGCCGCACAGCTGACCCAGGCCGCCCCGGCCGGCTCCAGCCCCGCCGAGATGATCGCGCTGGCCGCGGCCGGCCTCGTCGCGGTGGTGCTGGCGATCCATCTCGCCAGCGGCCGGTTGCGCGGCCCCGGCTACCCGGCGCCGCACCGTGGCGCCGCCATGCGCGTGCGCGCGCTCAACGCCCGCACCCCTCGATTCCGTGATCCGGACGCGGCCGGCCGTTCCCGGCCCCGAGCCCCGGCGACCCTCCCCTCGGTCGCCTAG
- a CDS encoding Fpg/Nei family DNA glycosylase: MPEGHSIHRLAIAHRRLLAGQSVEVTSPQGRFAADAELVTGRILEDTSAYGKHLFHHYAGDRIVHVHLGLYGKFATGPLPVPEPVGLIRMRLAGEHGWLELRGPTACEVLDPYGVARIHARLGPDPLRDDADPAPAYARITRSDAALLALIMDQSVLAGPGLIYATEVLFRAGLVPTTPGRALSAAAFTEIWEDLRALMKDGVAQGRIDTVHVAHTPEAMRRAPRVDRHGGEVYVYRRAGQPCLVCGTPVRKGTLANRNTYWCPVCQK; this comes from the coding sequence ATGCCCGAGGGACACAGCATCCACCGCCTCGCGATCGCCCACCGCCGGCTGCTCGCCGGGCAGTCCGTCGAGGTGACCAGCCCGCAGGGCCGGTTCGCGGCGGACGCGGAGCTGGTCACCGGCCGCATACTGGAGGACACCTCCGCGTACGGCAAGCACCTGTTCCACCACTACGCCGGCGACCGGATCGTGCACGTCCACCTGGGGCTCTACGGCAAGTTCGCGACCGGGCCACTGCCGGTGCCGGAGCCGGTCGGGCTGATCCGCATGCGGCTGGCCGGCGAGCACGGCTGGCTGGAGCTGCGCGGGCCGACCGCGTGCGAGGTGCTGGACCCGTACGGCGTGGCGCGCATCCACGCGCGGCTCGGCCCGGACCCGCTGCGCGACGACGCGGACCCGGCCCCGGCGTACGCGCGGATCACCCGCAGCGACGCCGCGCTGCTTGCGCTGATCATGGACCAGTCCGTGCTGGCCGGTCCGGGCCTGATCTACGCGACCGAGGTGCTGTTCCGCGCCGGGCTGGTGCCGACCACGCCGGGCCGGGCGCTGAGCGCGGCCGCGTTCACCGAGATCTGGGAGGACCTGCGCGCGCTGATGAAGGACGGCGTGGCGCAGGGCCGGATCGACACCGTGCACGTCGCGCACACGCCGGAGGCGATGCGGCGCGCGCCCCGGGTCGACCGGCACGGCGGGGAGGTCTACGTCTACCGGCGCGCCGGCCAGCCCTGCCTGGTCTGCGGGACACCGGTGCGGAAGGGCACGCTGGCGAACCGGAACACGTACTGGTGCCCGGTCTGCCAAAAATGA
- a CDS encoding SEC-C metal-binding domain-containing protein produces MVTADSRLLRDRARDLEAEAEENPADRSEILLDAGVAWRHAGDVERAFEVLHDLAEVRDQFGLYAMIEVAEIHLERGEQDEADAVLRRLRRDPLLDDGHCMITGEFFETRGDLVAAERWLGRGAALLTEEQLDEMEASPAPDATVAGMLLTSRRRVRRALGRDPDMLDDLAPAELPADPVERHRHVNAAFDHEFTDSAGSWTWRRDVVPKDPPRNAPCPCGSGRKYKKCCGAPTQPPASANHS; encoded by the coding sequence ATGGTGACAGCAGACAGCCGGCTCTTGCGGGACCGTGCCCGGGATCTCGAGGCGGAGGCCGAGGAGAACCCCGCCGACCGCAGCGAGATCCTGCTGGACGCCGGTGTGGCCTGGCGCCACGCCGGCGACGTCGAGCGCGCGTTCGAGGTGCTCCACGACCTGGCCGAGGTACGCGACCAGTTCGGTCTGTACGCCATGATCGAGGTGGCCGAGATCCACCTCGAGCGCGGCGAGCAGGACGAGGCCGACGCCGTGCTGCGCCGGCTCCGCCGCGACCCGCTGCTCGACGACGGCCACTGCATGATCACCGGCGAGTTCTTCGAGACGCGCGGCGACCTGGTCGCGGCGGAGCGCTGGCTGGGCCGCGGCGCCGCGCTGCTCACCGAGGAACAGCTCGACGAGATGGAGGCCAGCCCCGCGCCGGACGCGACCGTGGCCGGCATGCTGCTCACCTCCCGCCGCCGCGTGCGCCGGGCCCTCGGCCGCGACCCCGACATGCTCGACGACCTCGCGCCCGCGGAACTCCCGGCCGACCCGGTGGAGCGCCACCGGCACGTCAACGCGGCGTTCGACCACGAGTTCACGGACTCGGCCGGATCCTGGACGTGGAGGCGCGACGTCGTCCCGAAGGACCCGCCGCGCAACGCCCCCTGCCCGTGCGGCTCCGGCCGCAAGTACAAGAAGTGCTGCGGAGCCCCCACCCAGCCACCCGCCTCCGCGAACCACTCATGA
- a CDS encoding carboxylate-amine ligase, whose protein sequence is MSVTPTTTAPISTAPAGVLALGVEEEFLLLDAERPEPAPVVDAVLDRVSPALRASVRHAYLRTQIGVAAPPVAGLDALWRSMSLLREGVADAAEAAGARLVAIGAGPLTGPDAPVADLPRYHRTAERFGPLAPGHGLNGMHVHVGVGDPELAVQVLNHVRPWLPVLHAVTANSPFYQGVDTGYASWRSIMWERWPSVGPTPHLESYAHYRHLLDDLIASGAVLDDSMLHWHARLSATGPAVEIRAGDVCPSLEDTMLVAALIRALVATAITDVGAGLPAPAMNQQLLAAAHWRAAHDGLEGVAVDLVNQRPRPAWHLLRRLFDLVRPQLERHGDLEIATVLMSRLRSHGSGAARQRAAFARHATLDGVLTSLTEATRG, encoded by the coding sequence GTGAGCGTGACGCCGACCACCACGGCCCCGATCAGCACCGCGCCGGCCGGCGTGCTCGCCCTCGGCGTCGAGGAGGAGTTCCTGCTGCTCGACGCGGAACGCCCGGAGCCGGCGCCGGTCGTCGACGCGGTGCTGGACCGGGTCTCCCCGGCGTTGCGCGCGTCCGTGCGGCACGCCTACCTCCGCACCCAGATCGGCGTGGCCGCCCCGCCGGTCGCGGGTCTGGACGCGCTGTGGCGGTCGATGAGCCTGCTCCGCGAGGGCGTCGCGGACGCGGCCGAGGCGGCCGGCGCGCGACTGGTCGCGATCGGCGCCGGCCCGCTGACCGGCCCGGACGCGCCGGTCGCGGACCTGCCGCGGTACCACCGGACGGCGGAGCGGTTCGGCCCGCTCGCGCCCGGCCACGGGCTCAACGGCATGCACGTGCACGTCGGCGTGGGTGATCCGGAACTGGCCGTGCAGGTGCTCAACCACGTCCGGCCGTGGCTGCCGGTGCTGCACGCGGTCACCGCGAATTCGCCGTTCTACCAGGGCGTCGACACCGGGTACGCGAGCTGGCGCTCGATCATGTGGGAGCGCTGGCCGTCCGTCGGCCCGACGCCGCACCTGGAGTCGTACGCGCACTATCGGCACCTGCTCGACGATCTGATCGCGTCCGGCGCCGTGCTCGACGACTCGATGCTCCACTGGCACGCCCGGCTCTCCGCGACAGGCCCCGCGGTCGAGATCCGGGCCGGCGACGTCTGCCCGTCGCTCGAGGACACCATGCTGGTCGCCGCGCTGATCCGGGCGCTGGTGGCCACCGCGATCACGGACGTCGGCGCGGGACTGCCCGCGCCCGCGATGAACCAGCAGTTGCTGGCCGCCGCGCACTGGCGGGCCGCGCACGACGGCCTGGAGGGCGTCGCGGTCGACCTGGTCAACCAGCGCCCGCGACCGGCCTGGCACCTGCTGCGCCGCCTGTTCGACCTGGTCCGCCCGCAGCTGGAGCGGCACGGCGACCTGGAGATCGCCACCGTCCTGATGAGCCGGCTGCGCTCGCACGGCTCCGGCGCGGCGCGGCAGCGGGCCGCGTTCGCGAGGCACGCCACGCTCGACGGCGTGCTCACGTCGTTGACCGAGGCCACGCGCGGGTAA
- a CDS encoding ArsR/SmtB family transcription factor: MSVPLYQAKAEMFRTLGHPVRIRVLELLQDGPKPVRLLLAEIDVEASGLSQQLAVLRRAGIVLTYRDGPLVMYALSTPDVADLLAAGRRILRAVLADRDGLLIELGPAGKTAP; this comes from the coding sequence GTGTCGGTGCCGCTCTATCAGGCGAAGGCGGAGATGTTCCGCACGCTGGGCCACCCTGTCCGGATCCGCGTGCTCGAACTGCTCCAGGACGGCCCCAAGCCGGTCCGGCTCCTGCTCGCCGAGATCGACGTGGAGGCGTCCGGCCTCTCCCAGCAGCTGGCGGTCCTCCGCCGTGCCGGCATCGTGCTCACCTACCGCGACGGGCCGCTGGTCATGTACGCCCTGAGCACCCCGGACGTGGCCGACCTGCTCGCGGCCGGCCGCCGGATCCTCCGCGCGGTCCTCGCCGACCGCGACGGCCTGCTGATCGAACTCGGCCCCGCCGGAAAGACCGCCCCATAG
- a CDS encoding LacI family DNA-binding transcriptional regulator: MATIYDVARRAEVSPATVSRVVNGHANVDPILVERVRRAMAELGYRPNAVARNLRRSRTTLWAAIISDIGDPFYTAMVRGVEDAARPAGFSVVLCNTDDDEDKEGGYVDAALAEQMAGVIVAPAGPVAPHVRRLLDARVPVVVVDRQPAELRVDTVLVDNDLGAQAATAHLIESGYARIACITGPATVSTATQRAQGYRAALQEHGRPVDDALIRHADFREEAGYDAMRALLALPERPDAVFAAGNRLALGALRCLGDRGVSVPGEVGLVGFDDLPWAALIRPALTTVAQPTYELGRSAARLLAERIAEPSRPPSTITLATHLEIRDSSVRFGRGVAG, translated from the coding sequence ATGGCGACCATCTACGACGTCGCACGGCGCGCGGAAGTCTCCCCCGCGACCGTTTCCCGAGTGGTCAACGGCCACGCCAATGTGGACCCGATCCTGGTCGAACGGGTCCGGCGGGCCATGGCGGAGCTGGGTTACCGGCCCAACGCGGTCGCCCGTAACCTGCGGCGGAGCCGGACCACGCTCTGGGCGGCGATCATCTCCGACATCGGCGACCCCTTCTACACCGCGATGGTGCGCGGCGTGGAGGACGCGGCCCGCCCGGCCGGTTTCTCGGTCGTCCTGTGCAACACGGACGACGACGAGGACAAGGAGGGTGGGTACGTCGACGCCGCGCTGGCCGAGCAGATGGCCGGCGTGATCGTCGCACCGGCCGGCCCGGTCGCGCCGCACGTGCGCCGGCTGCTGGACGCGCGCGTTCCCGTGGTGGTCGTCGACCGGCAACCGGCGGAGCTGCGGGTGGACACCGTGCTGGTGGACAACGATCTGGGCGCGCAGGCCGCGACCGCGCACCTGATCGAGTCCGGCTACGCGCGGATCGCCTGCATCACCGGCCCGGCCACGGTCTCCACCGCGACCCAGCGCGCGCAGGGCTACCGGGCCGCGCTGCAGGAGCACGGCCGGCCGGTCGACGACGCGCTGATCCGGCACGCGGACTTCCGCGAGGAGGCCGGCTACGACGCGATGCGCGCGCTGCTGGCGCTTCCCGAGCGGCCGGACGCGGTGTTCGCCGCGGGCAACCGGCTGGCACTCGGTGCGCTGCGCTGCCTGGGGGACCGCGGCGTGTCCGTACCCGGTGAGGTGGGCCTGGTGGGTTTCGACGACCTGCCGTGGGCCGCGCTGATCCGGCCGGCGCTGACCACGGTGGCGCAGCCGACCTACGAGCTGGGCCGGTCCGCCGCGCGCCTGCTGGCCGAGCGGATCGCCGAGCCGTCCCGGCCGCCGTCGACCATCACGCTGGCCACGCACCTGGAGATCAGGGACAGCTCGGTTCGTTTCGGCCGCGGGGTCGCCGGGTAG
- a CDS encoding roadblock/LC7 domain-containing protein: MTLFGQPGWLLDELIEKVPHTRQAVLLSADGLLIGASRGLSREDGEHLAAMASGFASLARSASRHFNAGAVRQTLLEMEDAFLFISTAGRSSCLAVLAGSEADIGLISYEMALLVTRVGDNFSVAHRAGVDGR; encoded by the coding sequence ATGACGTTGTTCGGCCAACCGGGATGGCTCCTGGACGAGCTCATCGAGAAGGTGCCTCACACCCGTCAGGCGGTGCTCCTCTCCGCGGACGGTTTGCTGATCGGTGCCTCGCGCGGGCTCTCCCGGGAGGACGGCGAACACCTGGCCGCCATGGCCTCGGGCTTCGCCAGTCTGGCGCGCAGCGCCAGCCGGCACTTCAACGCCGGGGCGGTCCGGCAGACGCTGCTGGAGATGGAGGACGCGTTCCTCTTCATCAGCACCGCCGGCCGGAGTTCCTGCCTCGCCGTGCTGGCCGGCTCCGAGGCGGACATCGGCCTGATCTCGTACGAGATGGCGCTGCTGGTCACGCGCGTCGGCGACAACTTCTCCGTCGCACACCGGGCGGGCGTCGATGGCCGCTGA
- a CDS encoding YidC/Oxa1 family membrane protein insertase — translation MLAFNPIDGAAGIASTVVTSIASVTEPFTGTAATAIAIILFTMGVRLLISPLTWAQIRGQRRTAALAPKLRELQAKHRDDPAALQAEMLKMYREEGASPLGGCLPALLQVPFFTVMYRLFTTPTLAGEHNALLDERFFGTALGAHVNDGGLALFAVLLAMLTVLAWWSSRRMALVQAANPTPADAPPGQAQIMRVMRFLPYGTVLFALVVPLAAVLYLVTTTTWTAAERLLLGADRHLLSAAAPSSAGEPGRG, via the coding sequence ATGCTCGCGTTCAATCCCATCGACGGTGCCGCCGGCATCGCGTCCACCGTCGTCACCTCGATCGCGTCCGTCACCGAGCCGTTCACCGGCACGGCCGCGACCGCGATCGCCATCATCCTGTTCACCATGGGCGTCCGCCTGCTGATCTCGCCGCTGACCTGGGCGCAGATCCGCGGCCAGCGGCGCACCGCCGCGCTCGCGCCGAAGCTGCGCGAGTTGCAGGCCAAGCACAGGGACGACCCGGCCGCGCTGCAGGCCGAGATGCTGAAGATGTACCGGGAGGAGGGCGCGAGCCCGCTCGGTGGCTGCCTGCCCGCGCTGCTGCAGGTCCCGTTCTTCACGGTCATGTACCGGCTGTTCACCACGCCCACGCTGGCCGGCGAGCACAACGCGCTGCTGGACGAGCGGTTCTTCGGCACCGCGCTGGGCGCGCACGTGAACGACGGCGGCCTGGCGCTCTTCGCGGTGCTGCTGGCGATGCTGACCGTGCTGGCCTGGTGGTCGTCCCGGCGGATGGCGCTGGTGCAGGCCGCGAACCCGACGCCGGCCGACGCGCCGCCCGGCCAGGCGCAGATCATGCGGGTGATGCGTTTCCTGCCGTACGGCACCGTGCTGTTCGCGCTGGTCGTGCCGCTCGCCGCGGTGCTCTACCTGGTCACCACCACGACCTGGACCGCGGCCGAGCGGCTGCTGCTCGGCGCGGACCGGCACCTGCTCAGTGCTGCCGCGCCCTCTTCCGCCGGCGAGCCCGGACGCGGTTGA
- a CDS encoding DedA family protein: protein MTINADSPSQNLTGLSGWVAGVIESLGEVGVGLLVALENIIPPIPSEVVLALAGYLANQGSVNLVLVWVAATLGSLIGAIALYWVGRGLGEERLKRWLDKVPLVERDDLEKADRWFEKHGKWAVLLGRCVPVVRSLVSLPAGANHMPVPMFTAFTALGSGVWNTIFIGAGYALGSRWQDIEQYNRWFDYIIWAIFAWIIGSWVFNRVRARRRKRARQH, encoded by the coding sequence GTGACCATCAATGCCGACAGCCCTTCGCAGAACCTGACCGGACTCAGCGGATGGGTGGCCGGGGTCATCGAGTCGCTGGGTGAGGTCGGTGTCGGCCTGCTCGTCGCGCTGGAGAACATCATCCCGCCGATCCCCAGCGAGGTCGTGCTCGCGCTGGCCGGATACCTCGCCAACCAGGGCAGCGTCAACCTGGTGCTGGTCTGGGTCGCGGCCACGCTCGGCTCGCTGATCGGCGCGATCGCGCTCTACTGGGTCGGCCGCGGCCTCGGCGAGGAGCGCCTCAAGCGCTGGCTGGACAAGGTGCCGCTGGTCGAACGCGACGACCTGGAGAAGGCCGACCGCTGGTTCGAGAAGCACGGGAAATGGGCCGTGCTTCTCGGCCGCTGCGTCCCGGTCGTACGCAGTCTCGTCTCCCTGCCGGCCGGCGCCAACCACATGCCGGTGCCGATGTTCACCGCGTTCACCGCGCTGGGCAGCGGCGTGTGGAACACGATCTTCATCGGTGCGGGCTATGCGCTCGGCTCCCGCTGGCAGGACATCGAGCAGTACAACCGGTGGTTCGACTACATCATCTGGGCGATCTTCGCCTGGATCATCGGGTCGTGGGTGTTCAACCGCGTCCGGGCTCGCCGGCGGAAGAGGGCGCGGCAGCACTGA
- a CDS encoding FAD-dependent oxidoreductase, translated as MMKRLIVVGGDAAGMSAASQARKRVPAERLEIVAFERGDHGSYSACGIPYWIGGAVDARDDLIVRTPEIFKQNQDIDLRVRHEVVSIDLQSRSVSVKSDAGDSDLGFDYLMIATGAVPVSPPWADVDFGGVFGVQTLDDGDRLASWLTPEVRRAVVIGGGYIGVEMAEAMMNRGLDVTLLERGDAPMSTVDPDMGALVKKAMTGLGIDVRTGAEVTGLTGAHGRVTGVTTAAGEVPADVVVLGLGVRPNTLLARSAGLPVGEHGGLLTDLRMRVHGHEGVWAAGDCVETRHLITGRNVHLPLGTHANKQGRVAGINIGGGYATFPGAIGTAVTKVCDLEVARTGLREREASAAGFDYVTATVESTSRAGYFPGSATMHVKLLAERRTGRLLGAQIVGRSEAAKRIDALAVALWSGMTVDEMTALDLGYAPPFAPVWDPVLIAARKAAEEVLAADR; from the coding sequence GTGATGAAACGACTGATCGTCGTCGGTGGCGACGCGGCGGGCATGTCCGCCGCCTCCCAGGCGCGCAAGCGCGTCCCGGCCGAGCGGCTGGAGATCGTCGCGTTCGAGCGGGGAGACCACGGGTCGTACTCGGCCTGCGGCATCCCCTACTGGATCGGCGGCGCGGTGGACGCGCGCGACGACCTGATCGTCCGCACGCCCGAGATCTTCAAACAGAACCAGGACATCGACCTGCGGGTACGGCACGAGGTCGTCTCGATCGACCTGCAGTCACGCAGCGTCTCCGTGAAGTCCGATGCGGGCGACTCCGACCTCGGCTTCGACTACCTGATGATCGCCACCGGCGCGGTCCCGGTCAGCCCACCGTGGGCGGACGTGGACTTCGGCGGCGTCTTCGGCGTGCAGACGCTCGACGACGGCGACCGCCTGGCCTCGTGGCTCACCCCGGAGGTCCGGCGCGCCGTGGTGATCGGCGGCGGCTACATCGGCGTCGAGATGGCCGAGGCGATGATGAATCGGGGCCTCGACGTCACGCTGCTGGAACGCGGCGACGCGCCCATGTCCACCGTGGACCCGGACATGGGCGCGCTGGTCAAGAAGGCGATGACCGGGCTCGGCATCGACGTGCGCACCGGCGCCGAGGTCACCGGCCTGACCGGCGCACACGGCCGGGTCACCGGCGTCACCACCGCGGCCGGCGAGGTGCCCGCGGACGTGGTCGTGCTCGGCCTCGGCGTCCGCCCGAACACGCTGCTGGCCCGCTCCGCCGGTCTCCCGGTCGGCGAGCACGGCGGGCTCCTGACCGACCTGCGCATGCGGGTGCACGGCCACGAGGGCGTCTGGGCCGCCGGCGACTGCGTCGAGACCCGGCACCTGATCACCGGCCGGAACGTGCACCTGCCGCTCGGCACGCACGCGAACAAGCAGGGCCGGGTGGCCGGCATCAACATCGGCGGCGGGTACGCCACGTTCCCCGGCGCGATCGGCACCGCGGTCACCAAGGTCTGCGACCTGGAGGTGGCCCGCACCGGCCTGCGCGAGCGCGAGGCGTCCGCGGCCGGCTTCGACTACGTGACCGCGACGGTCGAGTCCACCAGCCGGGCCGGGTACTTCCCGGGTTCCGCCACCATGCACGTGAAACTGCTGGCCGAGCGCCGCACCGGCCGCCTGCTGGGCGCGCAGATCGTCGGCCGCTCCGAGGCCGCGAAGCGCATCGACGCGCTCGCGGTGGCGCTCTGGTCCGGCATGACGGTGGACGAGATGACCGCGCTCGACCTCGGTTACGCGCCGCCGTTCGCCCCGGTCTGGGACCCGGTGCTGATCGCCGCCCGGAAGGCCGCGGAAGAGGTACTCGCCGCGGACCGGTGA
- a CDS encoding GTP-binding protein, whose translation MAAEERRAPVALKVLVAGGFGAGRTTMVGAVSEIRVLQTEEMLTDVSVGTDDLSGVEAKTSTTVAMDFGRITIDQDLVLYLFGTPGQDRFWFLWDELAQGALGAVVLADTRRLADCFPSIDYFETRNLPFLVGVNCFDNEQKFSPAAVRTALDLDDEVPVVLCDARDRASGKELLIELVEYVIKRNSARRD comes from the coding sequence ATGGCCGCTGAGGAACGGCGCGCCCCGGTCGCGCTCAAGGTGCTGGTGGCCGGCGGTTTCGGCGCGGGCAGGACGACGATGGTCGGCGCGGTCAGCGAGATCCGGGTGCTGCAGACCGAGGAGATGCTCACCGACGTGAGCGTCGGCACCGACGACCTCTCCGGCGTCGAGGCCAAGACCTCCACCACGGTCGCGATGGACTTCGGCCGGATCACCATCGATCAGGACCTGGTGCTCTACCTGTTCGGCACGCCCGGCCAGGACCGGTTCTGGTTCCTCTGGGACGAGCTGGCCCAGGGCGCGCTCGGCGCGGTGGTGCTGGCGGACACCCGGCGGCTGGCCGACTGCTTCCCGTCGATCGACTACTTCGAGACGCGGAACCTGCCGTTCCTGGTCGGGGTGAACTGCTTCGACAACGAGCAGAAGTTCAGCCCGGCCGCCGTGCGGACCGCGCTCGACCTGGACGACGAGGTGCCGGTCGTGCTCTGCGACGCCCGCGACCGCGCGTCCGGCAAGGAGCTCCTGATCGAGCTCGTGGAGTACGTGATCAAGCGGAACTCCGCTCGACGCGACTAG